The Leucobacter sp. UCMA 4100 genome window below encodes:
- a CDS encoding PH domain-containing protein, protein MSSKPPASDVAQRLDEVLAAPTHMQLGELKVLTLRRQARHLFWSALILIVTCGAVPLYAGSFNEEWKNLAVLGGGALVVLLFVLVPFFRWLGRTTVVTTKRVIVRSGVLSRDRSEVPFTQIRELTVKRGLFQRIFGAGNIVLQSAGADPFVLINVPRVKGVAQSLQELVEWQYASQQFLAAQGGQGFGAPGYGTPGHGAPGYAGQGYGAPSYPYPSHPFPGNTYPGQGQAQANDGGSPVSFAQG, encoded by the coding sequence ATGAGTTCTAAACCTCCCGCCAGCGATGTGGCGCAGCGCCTCGACGAGGTCCTGGCTGCGCCCACACACATGCAGCTGGGCGAGCTGAAGGTGCTGACCCTGCGCCGGCAGGCGAGGCATCTCTTTTGGTCGGCGCTCATTCTCATCGTGACCTGCGGCGCGGTTCCGCTCTACGCTGGCAGCTTCAACGAAGAGTGGAAGAACCTGGCGGTGCTCGGCGGCGGGGCACTCGTGGTCCTGCTCTTCGTGCTCGTTCCCTTCTTTCGCTGGCTCGGCCGCACCACGGTGGTGACGACGAAGCGGGTGATCGTGCGCTCTGGCGTGCTCTCACGCGACCGCAGCGAGGTCCCGTTCACGCAGATTCGTGAGCTCACCGTGAAGCGCGGGCTTTTTCAGCGGATCTTTGGCGCGGGCAATATCGTGCTGCAGTCGGCAGGCGCCGATCCATTTGTACTCATCAACGTGCCCAGGGTAAAAGGCGTCGCGCAGTCGCTGCAGGAGCTCGTCGAGTGGCAGTACGCCTCGCAACAGTTTCTCGCGGCGCAGGGCGGCCAGGGGTTCGGCGCTCCGGGCTACGGTACTCCGGGCCACGGCGCGCCAGGGTATGCGGGCCAGGGCTATGGCGCCCCAAGCTACCCGTACCCGAGTCACCCTTTTCCAGGCAACACGTACCCCGGGCAGGGGCAGGCCCAGGCAAACGATGGCGGGTCACCCGTGAGCTTCGCCCAGGGGTAG
- a CDS encoding SgcJ/EcaC family oxidoreductase — protein sequence MQSPAMVVSEWQAAWNAGDASRLSQLFAEDADFVNVVGLWWHDRDSIREAHHFGFTKIFPGSVIEMGEPRVRQLGPDAAVVQSKWSLAGQVSPEGEQAGAREGIFTFVVERRREGWIAVTAHNADIVPGTQTHVNREGERSTVHYREKRSISDSSPSQQ from the coding sequence ATGCAGTCACCAGCAATGGTCGTTTCAGAGTGGCAGGCGGCGTGGAACGCTGGCGATGCATCGAGGCTCTCGCAACTCTTCGCTGAAGATGCCGACTTCGTTAACGTCGTCGGCCTCTGGTGGCACGATCGCGACAGCATTCGTGAGGCGCACCACTTCGGGTTCACGAAGATCTTTCCTGGCTCGGTCATCGAGATGGGCGAGCCCCGCGTGCGGCAGCTCGGCCCAGACGCCGCGGTCGTGCAGAGCAAATGGAGTCTTGCCGGCCAGGTCTCGCCAGAGGGCGAGCAAGCGGGAGCGCGTGAGGGCATCTTTACCTTCGTCGTTGAACGCAGAAGAGAGGGGTGGATCGCGGTGACCGCCCACAACGCCGACATCGTGCCCGGCACCCAGACCCACGTGAACCGGGAGGGCGAACGCTCGACCGTGCACTACCGCGAAAAGCGCTCGATCAGCGACTCCTCACCATCTCAGCAATAA
- a CDS encoding IS30 family transposase, translating to MLAEHVNTIWDMRAAGFTAREIGERVDKSEAAILSHIHSQGGVRPRRVARVSSLSFEERIEIQALWTAKAGIREIARKLGRAPSTVSREIRRNAFFSSERARRPRYRATQAQSQTFQRARRPKPSKLVTNPRLRRFVEAELSLKRSPEQVVGRLQREFPDQPEMRVSHETIYQAIYLLARGGLKRELEVRVRTGRKIRHSHRSGQSRQGRIAGMVNIVDRPAEALDRAVPGHWEGDLIIGKDGKSAIGTVVERHSNYLFLVWLDPSLPRVEAVTEGLIAKMKELPDVLRRTLTWDQGKEMSKHQEVAMGADIDVFFCDPHSPWQRPTNENTNGLLREYFPKGTDLSVFSQADLDYVEWEMNDRPRKRLAFAKPAEVIEEILLR from the coding sequence ATGCTTGCTGAGCATGTGAACACGATCTGGGATATGCGAGCTGCTGGCTTCACCGCACGAGAGATTGGTGAACGGGTAGACAAGAGCGAAGCCGCGATCTTGTCACATATTCATTCGCAGGGCGGGGTGAGACCCCGAAGAGTAGCCCGGGTGTCGTCGTTATCGTTCGAGGAGCGTATCGAGATTCAGGCGTTATGGACGGCAAAGGCTGGGATTCGTGAGATCGCGAGGAAGTTGGGGCGTGCCCCGTCAACAGTGAGTCGTGAGATTCGGCGGAACGCGTTCTTTTCTTCTGAACGGGCTCGTAGGCCGAGGTATCGGGCAACACAGGCACAATCGCAAACGTTTCAGCGCGCCCGCAGACCGAAACCGTCGAAGCTGGTAACGAATCCGCGGTTACGGCGTTTTGTGGAGGCTGAACTATCGTTGAAGCGGTCACCGGAACAGGTTGTGGGCAGGCTACAGCGCGAGTTTCCGGATCAGCCGGAGATGCGAGTGTCACACGAAACGATCTATCAAGCGATCTATCTCCTTGCCAGGGGTGGGCTCAAACGCGAGCTTGAGGTTCGGGTTCGTACGGGGAGGAAGATCCGACACAGTCACCGTTCTGGCCAGTCTAGGCAGGGCCGAATTGCTGGGATGGTGAACATTGTTGACCGTCCCGCAGAAGCACTTGATCGGGCTGTTCCTGGGCATTGGGAAGGTGACTTAATTATCGGGAAAGATGGCAAGAGCGCTATCGGGACGGTCGTTGAACGCCACTCGAACTATCTATTCCTTGTTTGGTTAGACCCCTCGTTACCGCGGGTAGAAGCAGTCACTGAGGGGCTTATCGCGAAGATGAAAGAGTTACCTGATGTGCTTCGTCGGACTCTCACCTGGGACCAGGGCAAAGAGATGAGTAAGCATCAAGAAGTCGCTATGGGAGCTGATATTGATGTGTTCTTTTGCGACCCGCACTCGCCCTGGCAGCGGCCGACGAATGAGAACACGAATGGGTTACTGCGGGAGTATTTCCCCAAGGGCACTGATCTGAGTGTGTTCAGTCAGGCAGATCTCGATTATGTTGAGTGGGAGATGAACGACCGGCCCCGGAAACGGTTAGCGTTCGCGAAGCCGGCCGAGGTCATCGAAGAGATACTGTTGCGCTGA
- the rplL gene encoding 50S ribosomal protein L7/L12, whose product MAKLSTEELLEQFKELTLIELSEFVKAFEETFEVSAAAPVAVAAAPAAGGGEAAAEEKTEFDVILESAGDKKIQVIKAVREITSLGLGEAKALVEEAPKPVLEGASKEDAEAAKTKLEEAGAGVKLA is encoded by the coding sequence ATGGCAAAACTGTCAACTGAAGAGCTGCTCGAGCAGTTCAAGGAGCTTACCCTCATCGAGCTCTCAGAGTTCGTTAAGGCATTCGAGGAGACCTTCGAGGTCTCGGCTGCAGCTCCCGTAGCTGTTGCTGCTGCACCTGCTGCAGGTGGCGGCGAGGCTGCTGCTGAAGAGAAGACCGAGTTCGACGTCATTCTCGAATCAGCTGGCGACAAGAAGATCCAGGTTATTAAGGCTGTTCGCGAGATCACCAGCCTTGGCCTCGGCGAGGCAAAGGCTCTCGTTGAAGAGGCTCCGAAGCCTGTGCTCGAGGGCGCAAGCAAGGAAGATGCAGAAGCTGCTAAGACCAAGCTCGAAGAGGCTGGCGCTGGCGTAAAGCTTGCATAA
- a CDS encoding acyl-CoA carboxylase subunit beta, protein MNDVNPTQPQTTADKIADHRRKYQEAVGDRDAHAAAKQHPRGKMTARERINELLDPGSFVEFDKYVRHRTTAFGMEQSRPFGDAVVTGAGTIHGRQVVVYSQDFTTFGGSLGEVAGEKIVKAMENAMTNGVPIIGILDSGGARIQEGVVALGKYGEIFRLNTMASGVIPQISIVMGPAAGGAVYSPALTDFVIMVDKTSHMFVTGPDVIKTVTGEEVGFEELGGARTHNETSGVSHYLASDEHDALDYARNLLGYLPDNNLAELPIYDTETALEITDADRKLNMVIPDSPNQPYDMKTIIEAILDSGEFLEVQPLFAPNIVIGFGRVEGRTVGIIANQPNAMAGTLNIDAGEKAARFVRFCDSFSIPILTLVDVPGYLPGTEQEWSGVIRRGAKLLYAYAEATVPLVTIITRKAYGGAYIVMGSKQLGADINIAWPTAEIAVMGGQGAVNILYRKELAAAEAEGRDVEALRKELSDAYTYNVASPFLAAERGELDNVLEPAGTRLAVIKALRGLRGKRTEQPAKKHGNIPL, encoded by the coding sequence GTGAATGATGTGAACCCGACTCAGCCTCAGACCACGGCCGATAAAATTGCAGATCACCGTCGCAAGTACCAAGAAGCGGTAGGCGACCGTGACGCGCACGCTGCCGCCAAGCAGCACCCCCGCGGCAAGATGACCGCCCGCGAGCGCATCAATGAGCTTCTCGATCCCGGCTCGTTCGTCGAGTTCGATAAGTACGTGCGCCACCGCACCACCGCTTTCGGCATGGAGCAATCACGCCCCTTCGGTGACGCAGTGGTCACCGGCGCCGGCACGATTCACGGCCGCCAGGTCGTCGTCTACTCACAAGACTTCACCACCTTTGGCGGATCGCTCGGCGAGGTCGCCGGCGAGAAGATCGTCAAAGCGATGGAAAACGCGATGACGAATGGCGTGCCCATCATCGGCATTCTTGACTCGGGCGGCGCCCGCATTCAGGAGGGCGTCGTAGCCCTCGGCAAGTACGGTGAAATCTTCCGTCTCAACACGATGGCTTCTGGCGTCATTCCCCAGATCTCAATCGTGATGGGCCCAGCGGCTGGCGGCGCGGTCTACTCACCAGCCCTGACCGACTTCGTCATCATGGTCGACAAGACGAGCCACATGTTCGTGACCGGCCCCGACGTCATTAAGACGGTCACGGGCGAAGAGGTCGGCTTTGAAGAGCTCGGCGGTGCGCGAACGCACAACGAGACGAGCGGTGTCTCGCACTACCTCGCGAGCGATGAGCACGACGCCCTCGACTACGCGCGCAACCTGCTCGGCTACCTGCCCGACAACAACCTCGCAGAGCTGCCGATCTACGACACCGAGACCGCGCTCGAGATCACCGATGCCGATCGCAAGCTCAACATGGTCATTCCCGACAGCCCGAACCAGCCCTACGACATGAAGACCATCATCGAGGCGATTCTTGACTCGGGTGAGTTCCTTGAGGTTCAGCCGCTCTTCGCCCCGAACATCGTCATCGGTTTCGGCCGCGTCGAGGGCCGCACGGTTGGCATCATCGCTAACCAGCCCAACGCGATGGCGGGAACGCTGAACATCGACGCTGGCGAGAAGGCCGCGCGATTCGTTCGCTTCTGCGATTCGTTCTCGATTCCCATCCTCACCCTCGTCGACGTTCCCGGCTATCTCCCGGGAACCGAGCAGGAGTGGTCTGGTGTGATCCGCCGCGGTGCCAAGTTGCTCTACGCCTATGCAGAGGCAACGGTTCCGCTCGTCACGATCATTACCCGTAAGGCCTACGGTGGGGCATACATTGTTATGGGCTCGAAGCAGCTGGGCGCCGACATCAACATTGCCTGGCCCACCGCCGAGATCGCCGTGATGGGTGGTCAGGGCGCCGTGAACATTCTGTACCGTAAGGAGCTCGCGGCCGCCGAGGCCGAGGGGCGCGACGTCGAGGCGCTGCGCAAGGAGCTCTCAGACGCGTACACCTACAACGTGGCAAGCCCCTTCCTCGCGGCAGAGCGCGGTGAGCTCGACAACGTGCTCGAGCCAGCCGGCACTCGCCTCGCCGTCATCAAGGCGCTGCGCGGCCTGCGCGGCAAGCGCACCGAGCAGCCAGCGAAGAAGCACGGAAACATTCCGCTGTAA
- a CDS encoding response regulator transcription factor — MPLRALVVDDEASIRTLLELALRHEDFIVETAATGAEAIAKEAEFAPDVIVLDIMLPDFDGMQVLSKLRASGSEVPVVFLTAKTDVQDRVAGLTAGGDDYVVKPFSLEELSARLRAVVRRARRFGDPDDAVIRVGDLVLNEETYEVSRGGDPIELSTTEFELLRYLMRNPDRVLSKPQILDRVWSYDYEGKQTIVELYISYLRKKIDAGRDPMIRTVRGSGYMLRTPQGEG, encoded by the coding sequence GTGCCGCTCAGAGCGCTCGTTGTCGACGACGAGGCCTCGATCCGCACCCTGCTTGAGCTCGCGCTGAGGCACGAGGACTTCATTGTCGAGACGGCCGCGACCGGCGCCGAGGCGATCGCCAAAGAGGCCGAGTTCGCCCCCGACGTGATCGTGCTCGACATCATGCTGCCCGACTTTGACGGCATGCAGGTGCTCTCGAAGCTGCGCGCATCAGGCAGTGAGGTGCCCGTCGTATTTCTCACCGCAAAGACCGACGTGCAAGACCGGGTCGCTGGGCTCACCGCGGGCGGAGACGACTACGTCGTGAAGCCCTTCAGCCTCGAAGAGCTGAGCGCGAGACTCCGCGCGGTCGTGCGGCGTGCGCGGCGCTTCGGCGACCCCGACGACGCGGTCATACGGGTCGGCGACCTCGTGCTCAACGAAGAAACCTACGAGGTGTCGCGAGGCGGCGATCCCATCGAGCTCTCGACGACCGAGTTCGAACTCTTGCGCTACCTTATGCGCAACCCCGACCGCGTGCTCTCGAAGCCCCAGATTCTCGACCGGGTGTGGAGCTACGACTACGAGGGCAAGCAGACCATTGTCGAGCTCTACATTTCATACCTGCGCAAGAAGATTGACGCCGGTCGCGACCCGATGATTCGCACGGTGCGCGGATCGGGGTACATGCTGCGCACGCCGCAGGGCGAGGGCTAG
- a CDS encoding YqaJ viral recombinase family protein has protein sequence MNTQPLKSRSYLDRVVADGTNRAEWLRARSRGITATDAAKLSTPKSVEQVAWNKLYGSGFTGNAFTEHGKRREPEIADWVLKEYSITSSQALFHAPTDMRHLATPDGIGEREGGALELAEIKTTNKPWRSIPKHYLRQIWWQQYVLGAERTLMVWEEHRDFVPVGDPQCRWVDRDDAEIERLLGLVDQVIRTLIVRTS, from the coding sequence ATGAATACCCAGCCCCTGAAGTCGCGTTCGTACCTTGACCGTGTCGTCGCCGATGGCACGAACCGGGCCGAATGGTTGCGCGCGAGATCACGCGGCATCACGGCCACCGACGCGGCGAAGCTCTCGACCCCGAAGTCGGTCGAGCAGGTCGCGTGGAACAAGCTGTACGGGTCGGGCTTCACCGGCAATGCCTTCACCGAACACGGCAAGCGCAGGGAGCCTGAGATCGCCGACTGGGTGCTCAAGGAGTACAGCATCACTTCGAGCCAGGCGCTCTTTCACGCGCCAACCGACATGCGCCATCTCGCGACGCCCGACGGCATCGGTGAGCGCGAAGGCGGGGCGCTTGAGCTCGCCGAGATTAAGACCACAAATAAGCCGTGGCGTTCGATCCCGAAGCATTACCTGCGCCAAATATGGTGGCAGCAGTACGTGCTCGGTGCCGAGCGAACCCTCATGGTCTGGGAGGAACATCGTGACTTCGTGCCCGTCGGTGACCCGCAGTGCCGCTGGGTTGATCGCGACGACGCCGAGATCGAGCGGCTGCTCGGACTCGTCGACCAGGTCATTCGAACGCTGATCGTGAGAACGAGTTGA
- the rplJ gene encoding 50S ribosomal protein L10, with protein MATKEASVAALQKKFEESTAVLLTEYRGLTVGEMRELRNSIREHASYAVAKNTLTKIAANNAGITAFDDQLEGPSAIAFVHGDPVAVAKGLRDFAKAHPLLVVKGGFFDGNPISADEVNKLAELESREVLLAKAAGAMKASLFGAAQLFNAPLAKAARGFGALRDKQDA; from the coding sequence ATGGCGACAAAGGAAGCTTCGGTAGCGGCTCTTCAGAAGAAATTCGAAGAGTCAACCGCTGTCCTGCTCACCGAGTACCGCGGTCTCACCGTTGGAGAAATGCGTGAACTGCGCAACTCCATTCGTGAGCACGCATCGTACGCCGTGGCGAAGAACACGCTGACCAAGATTGCCGCAAACAACGCAGGCATCACCGCATTTGACGACCAGCTCGAGGGCCCTTCGGCCATCGCGTTCGTTCACGGTGATCCGGTTGCTGTTGCAAAGGGTCTGCGCGACTTCGCCAAGGCACACCCTCTTCTGGTAGTGAAGGGTGGTTTCTTCGACGGAAACCCCATCTCTGCCGACGAGGTCAACAAGCTTGCCGAGCTCGAGAGCCGCGAGGTGCTGCTGGCCAAGGCCGCCGGCGCCATGAAGGCATCGCTGTTCGGTGCTGCACAACTGTTCAACGCCCCGCTCGCAAAGGCCGCTCGCGGCTTCGGCGCGCTGCGTGACAAGCAGGATGCGTAA
- a CDS encoding biotin--[acetyl-CoA-carboxylase] ligase, protein MKLQQTRALGAPVHWFDETPSTNVTLEALWHDDNALPDGSLVLTGHQTAGRGRQGRDWQTPPGKCLAASVLVRGFVGLEASWLPLVAGAAVVLATEPVFASERRIAVKWPNDVHMMREVAVDAPGAAAETEMRLGSKLNGILCQLLPDGSAIIGVGTNLFLTNEELPTERAGSWLAEGAELHGATKLADPEGERIADEYLVRYLTELRGLVSLARTRPSALIDEVSRHSATLGTRVRVHLPGGEQVVGTATALESDGALTVARDGGGFLTVHAGDVEHVREASAN, encoded by the coding sequence GTGAAATTGCAGCAGACCCGCGCCCTCGGCGCCCCCGTGCACTGGTTTGACGAGACGCCATCGACCAACGTGACCCTCGAGGCACTGTGGCACGACGACAACGCGTTGCCAGACGGCTCGCTCGTGTTGACGGGGCACCAGACCGCTGGGCGAGGCAGGCAGGGGCGAGACTGGCAGACCCCTCCGGGCAAGTGCCTCGCCGCTTCAGTGCTCGTGCGCGGTTTCGTAGGGCTCGAAGCGAGCTGGCTGCCGCTTGTCGCGGGGGCGGCGGTTGTGCTGGCAACCGAGCCGGTCTTCGCGAGCGAGCGTCGAATTGCCGTGAAGTGGCCGAACGACGTGCACATGATGCGCGAGGTCGCGGTCGATGCACCCGGAGCGGCAGCCGAGACTGAAATGCGGCTCGGGAGCAAACTCAACGGCATCCTTTGCCAGCTTCTGCCAGACGGCAGCGCGATTATTGGCGTGGGAACAAACCTCTTTCTCACGAACGAGGAGCTCCCGACCGAGCGGGCCGGCTCGTGGCTGGCCGAGGGAGCCGAGCTGCACGGCGCAACGAAGTTGGCCGACCCAGAGGGCGAGCGCATCGCCGACGAATACCTTGTGCGTTACCTCACCGAGCTTCGCGGGCTCGTCTCACTCGCGCGAACCCGCCCCTCAGCGCTCATCGACGAGGTCTCGCGACACTCGGCGACCCTTGGCACGCGGGTGCGCGTTCACCTGCCCGGTGGCGAGCAGGTCGTGGGCACCGCAACGGCGCTCGAGAGTGACGGGGCGCTCACGGTAGCGCGCGACGGTGGCGGGTTTCTCACGGTGCACGCGGGCGATGTTGAACATGTTCGCGAGGCTTCAGCCAACTAG